The following coding sequences lie in one Arachis ipaensis cultivar K30076 chromosome B05, Araip1.1, whole genome shotgun sequence genomic window:
- the LOC110262809 gene encoding uncharacterized protein LOC110262809: MYGRARKREFRSRARKREILGWAGSPTTVSSRRLCPRCRLRRSCRHQKGVQAAAGVTAGEGSCISVIPTARSGFVTLGTTAGASGYCCHRRKSWRDRKLSSLPHEVAAGLPLNRFGDRCHFGSAVSPSVRVVETVAEVVWNRGFGCWDFDC, translated from the exons ATGTATGGCAGAGCCAGAAAGAGAGAGTTCAGGAGTAGAGCAAGAAAGAGAGAGATTTTAGGCTGGGCTGGGAGTCCAACCACCGTGTCCAGCCGCCGTCTGTGTCCCCGGTGCCGCCTCCGCCGGAGCTGTCGCCATCAGAAAGGGGTTCAGGCCGCCGCAGGTGTCACTGCCGGAGAAGGGAGTTGCATCTCTGTGATTCCGACCGCCAGGAGTGGTTTTGTGACGTTAGGGACcaccgccggagcttctggctaCTGCTGCCATCGCCGGAAAAG TTGGCGCGATCGGAAATTGTCGTCGCTGCCGcatgaggtggctgccgggctgccgttgaaccggttcggagaccgctgccatttcggttcagccgtttctccttcggttcg agttgttgagactgttgcgGAAGTGGTTTGGAACCGAGGTTTTGGCTGCtgggattttgattgttga